The genomic window TTGTCTCTTTCTCTTCAACGATCCAAAGACCAGCTCCGGTTTGTTGATAAAGATCTAGCTGCCAATGAATCCATTTTTTTGTCTCACTTTCATTTTTGGTTGCAGGGTAATGAGCCATTGCTTCTGGATCAGCAAATATGGTCATTAAATGATCTACATCAGCAAGTGTCATCTGTCGTAAAGCTAGTCGATCGGTTACGAGTACATGTTCCTTCAATTCGTTTCCCTCCTCCGTGATTCCAACGATTCACACTTACTAGTCTAGCCCAGCATTTGTTCCAGTTTGAAGCCTATTTTTCTTGTCATGCTTGTGATCGTTTGTTTGTTAGTTGTATAGGAATTACATTCTCTTTTTCTATCATTTCTTTAAAAGTGTAGAAAGTGGGTATTGGTAATAGAATTCATTCTTTTATGGATAAATCCTGCGAATAAAGTTGAACTCACTCAAAATTGTAGCTACATGGTGAGTTGTTGTCATGATTATAGAAACTTAAACGAGGTTAGTTACACAATATATAAGCAAACGCTTAGTTGGTCAACCAACACCCGTTCTAGACACTCACAAAAGTCTAATGAGATGAGACACTTTGCATTTTTTTACGTAAAACGAGTGGAGGTGATTAAGTGAAAAAATGGATCGTAGGAGCTGCTACTTTAGGTACAATTCTTATCGTAAGCCTATTCTTTTTCCAAATTCAAACCATAGCACCTGAAGAAAATGAGCAGTTCCAACAGCCGCTTCTAGAAGCGATTGTACAAGCGCGAGAAGATGTCGCTGCTATAGATGGACTAAGGGACAAAGGAATAGAGAAATGGGCAATAAGGCTAAGAATCAATCAACTTACTACTGGTGATGTGCAGTCTGAAGAGGATTTAGTCGCACAAGCTAAACTGGCGTATGCAAAAAGAAACGATCTGCTGATCGTAGCGGAAGAAGTGTACGATGTGGATATGAGCGAAATTCAAATTCATACCTTCATAAATGAAGAATTGGAACAAGTAGACGACGCGTTTATGGAACCCATTGCTTCCGCTCATGGGATGTCACTTGAAGCATTTATGTTTGAATGGGAATATGACCATTTTGCTTACAATTATGCGTGGCGTGAAATCGGGAGCCAGCTTGAAGAAGAATTTCCTATTCAAGAGGGAGAAACAACAGAGGAATACAATGAACGCTTACGTGAAGAATGGCGTTCGAAAATAGAGAAGATGTAGCGCATCGTTGCTACATCTTTTTTCTTTACATTTGTTTCATAAGTTGGCGAAGGTTTCTCTAGAAACAGAGAACTGAAGTCGGAATGAAAAAAGTTTGAACGGAAATGGCTGGAGACGTGCACGAGGCTAGTAAACACGGCAACTGGCATATCCCAGCTTTAAGCCCTGCCCTTATGCACGTTGTGAGCGTTCGCCAATCTAATGAAAGCTGTTATAAAAGGGGCGTTAGTATGAATGAACATAATACCAGATCATGTTAATAAACGTTTGAATAGCGTCTTCCATTGTCGTGTCTTGGGCTGATGCTTGAAACGGTTTTAATAAGGGTAAAAGAACGCCTTTTCGTATGCGCTCTTTCTGAAGCTCCTCTGAAATGGCGTCAAATAAGTCTTTTTGCTCTTCGTAAAAGTGTGCTACATCAAATGACTCTGCGTAAGACAACACATCTTTTTTTGTAATCGTTCTATGTTCAACTTGGGAACGGAATTGCTGAATGGCACCATCGTTCAACAATAGATGCTGATCTTGCTCCATTTTTTCCAGAATGTCTTCTAAATAGGAAAGAAGGATGTCTATGACTGTCTCAAGATGGTAACTACTATTTGTATAGCGATGAACAAATAGTGTGTGTTGCATCATACCTGTAAAAAGAACGACTCCTTCAAATGCATATGGGCGCACGGATTCACCTCTTACTTCAATTAAGCGTTGGGTGAGCCATTCCATATCATGTACGCGATGCTTGAGAACTAACTTCTTTAAGTCGGCTTCGTTTGAATGAAGAATGGCTTCAAATAGCCGGTAGAGGTGTTTTTCTTCTTGCAATTTAATGAAAATCGCAATTTGCTCTATAAAAATTGTTCGATCATTTCGCGCTTTACCGATTTGAGCAGCAATGCGGCGTTGACTAGCTTCATATCGTAGATCCTCTAAAATTTCAGCCACACAATCATTTTTAGATGTAAAATAATTATAAAACGTACCTTTTGAAATAGATGCAGCTTTTACTATATCTTGAATCGATGTATGTTGAATACCTTTCTCTTGAAAAAGTTTTAAAGCCGTTTCTGCGACATGTTTCTTCCGTTCGTTCATTGGAGCCTCCTCAATAGATTCCGATGTGCTTAGTATAAATTCTAGAACGAAAAAAAACAATTTATACAGTGAGTATAAATATATTGACTATATTGTACCATAGGTATAATATAGCGTAGTGTTGAATTTCTGATTAGAGGTGACGATGCATGAACGAAAGCATGCAGCTAAAAAGACCTCCCTACTTGATGATAGGGATTTTATTTGTTGGTGCGTTTGTAGCATTCTTAAATAATTCATTATTAAATGTAGCTTTACCAAGTATTATGGTGGATTTAGGCATTGAAGATTACTCCACAGTTCAATGGCTAGCAACTGGCTATATGCTTGTCAGTGGTGTACTCATTCCGGCTTCTGCCTATTTATTAACGCGGTTTACAAATCGGAATCTTTATATAGCAGCAATGGCCATTTTTACAATTGGAACAGCTCTTGCGGCATTTGCGCCAAACTTTGGTCTTTTGCTAACAGGAAGAATGGTGCAGGCAATCGGAGGCTCCGTTATGGGACCATTGCTGATGAACGTGATGCTTATTAGTTTTCCTCGAGAAAAGCGGGGGACGGCTATGGGTGTATTTGGTCTTGTTATGATTACGGCACCTGCGATTGGGCCAACGTTGTCAGGTTTTATCGTGCAAAACTACGATTGGCGCTTACTATTTGAAATGATTTTGCCACTCTCTATTATTAGTCTTGTTTTGGCGATATGGAAATTAGGGAATGTGATGCCTCAAAATAAAGAGGCTCACTTGGATTACACGTCAGTGGTTCTTTCTAGCTTAGGGTTTGGTGGGTTGCTTTATGGATTCAGCTCAGCAAGTTCAGATGGATGGACAGATTTTTGGGTATTGGTGACATTAATTGTTGGTGTGATTGCGCTCACTGCCTTTATAATAAGGCAATTACGAATGGATGAGCCGCTCTTAGATTTACGAGTGTATAAGTACCCCATGTTTGCATTAGCATCGGTGATCGCTGCTGTCAATGCAGTGGCCATGTTCTCAGGTATGATTTTGACACCTGCATATGTACAAAGCGTTCGCGGCATTTCACCGCTAGACTCTGGGCTACTTATGTTACCAGGAGCCATTATTATGGGATTAATGTCTCCTGTAACAGGGAAGTTATTTGATAAATTTGGGCCACGAACCATCTCTGTACTTGGTCTCGTTATTTCGGCAATATCCACCTATATGTTGGCGAACCTTCAACTTGATACACCATATGCTACGATCGTTGTGATTTACAGCATACGAATGCTTGGGATGTCTCTTGTTATGATGCCCATTATGACGAACGGATTAAATCAACTACCAACACGTTTGAATCCGCATGGAACCGCAATTAACAATACGGCTCAACAAGTATCTGGATCCATTGGAACAGCTATTCTTGTGACGATTATGAACAGTGTTGCTGCTAGCGAAGCAGAAAGTATTTTAAGTCAAACCGATCCGGCTGCTGTCAATGAAGCTGTATTAATGCAACAATCGCTATTAGCGGGAATCCAGTTTTCTTTCTATGTCGCATTTGGGATGACACTTATTGCATTACTGCTCTCGTTCTTTGTGAAAAGAGTTGATACAAGTATGGAAGCTGTACGGAAAATCGAAGAGGAATAAAGGAAAAGAGTATGGATGAACACATCCATACTCTTTTTTCTTATAAATCAATTACCCGTTCTTTACACTACCTTAACCAAAGGGCTTTACAGTGTAAGAAAGGAGTTGAGATTATTGGCGCTATTTCTCTTATCCGTCTGTCTTTATTTATGTGTGACAACTGTTGCATTGCGAAGGGTACAATCACCGTTTGGGGAGAAAGACAGAAGCTAAACCGGGTGCCCGGTTTGGTTTCTTAAAGAATTTGTGACAAAAATAACTTTGTCCGCTCGTGCTTAGGATTTTGGAAAAGTTCAGTCGGTGTACCTGTTTCAATAATTTCGCCTTGATCAAATAAAACGATCCGATCCCCAACCTCTTGCGCAAAATTCATTTCATGCGTCACGACAACCATCGTCATACCCGTTTTAGCGAGCTCTTTCATAACATCTAGCACTTCCTTAATCATTTCTGGATCTAGTGCAGATGTAGGTTCGTCAAACAACATGATTTTTGGCTCCATCGCAAGAGCTCTAGCAATCGCAACACGCTGTTGCTGTCCTCCTGAAAGTTGGCCAGGATATTTGTTCGCTTGTTCAGGTATGCCGACCCGCTCAAGTAATGCTAACGCCTTTTTTTCCACTTCAGCTTTAGGCCATTTTCTTACCCACATGGGAGAAAGCATAATGTTCTTTTTAATGGTCATGTGCGGAAACAAATTAAATTGTTGAAAAACCATACCTGTTTCCCGGCGAATTTTGTCCATTTCTTTAATGTCATCTGAAAGACTTGTGCCGTCGATTGTAATCGTACCTTGTTGGATATCCTCAAGTCCATTTAGCGTTCGGATAAAAGTTGATTTCCCTGAACCCGATGGTCCAAGGACGCAAATCACTTCTCCCCGCTTTACTTCTAAATTGACATCCTTCAGTACATGTAAATCTCCAAACCATTTATTCATACTGTCACATGTGATAATCGGTTCTCTCTCAACTAAAGGGATATCCGAATCAAATGCATCAAGCGCTGTTGTCGTTTCTTTCGTCTGTGACATAAATTCATATCCTTTCTATTTTTAAATTATCGATCTCCTACACCAAGGGAATGTTCAATTCGTCTTGAGGCGTAAGAGAGTATAGAGCAAAAGATAAAGAAGACGAGAGCGACGAATAGAAAAAGCTCCATTTGATAGCCAATAAATTCAGGGTTTGCAGCAATATTTCGTGCCATACCAAGTAAATCAATTAAGCCAACAATGGCAACAAGAGAGGTATCTTTAAAGATGGCGATGAACTGTCCGACCATACTTGGAATGACCGCTTTCAACGCTTGCGGTAAAATGACAAAGCATGTGGTGACAGGTGTTCCTAGGCCAAGTGCATGAGCCGCTTCAAATTGCCCTCTTGGTATGGATTGAAGACCACCCCGAATATTCTCTGCAAGGTACGCAGCGTTAAACAGAGTCAACCCAATCATGGCTCGAACGATATGGTCAATCGACACCGACCCACCTAATAAGAGTGGTAGCATGATTTGAGCAACGAATAAAATCGTAATAAGTGGTACACCACGAATGAGTTCAATATAGAAGATACAGAAGTATTTAATGGCTGGTAGCTTACTCCGTCGTCCCAACGCAAGGAGCAAGCCAAGCGGGAACGAACAGATAATGGCGACGGATGCGAGTAATAATGTCAGTAAGAAGCCACCCCATAGATTCGTCCCAACGCTAGGCAATAGACCGAATCCATGTAGTAGAAATCCAGCAATAGTTATAAAACCAATCCACAACAGAAGAGTAGGTTTTTTTATTTTAAAATAATGTCCAAGCCCAAAACCAGCTCCCATTATGAGGATGGCACCACTAAGCCAAAGCCTTGTTTCAAACGCGACAAAAGGAAGAACGAGACAAACAAGAAAAATAAGACTGAGAAAAAATGCTACATGTTTCATCACACCTTTCCAGCTGCCTGCACTCAGACCGAGAAGGAATGCAAAAAGAAGAATCCCTGTCCATAGACGCCAAAGCTGATCTACTGGATATTGACCAGAAAGAAGGAGCTTAAAGTTTGGTGGTATGACAGACCAATCCGCTGTGATGAAAACCCAATGACCAACTTGGTATAAAAGCCAGCTGGCAAAGCTAAGTAAGGCTAAAGTGAATAACGTTTGCCGCCAGTTCGTAAATAAGTTTTCTTTTAACCAGTTTGCTAGTGACGTTGTATGTTTAGGCGGAGGAAGGGGTGTCTTCAATCCACTAGGCTGTATGTCTGACTGTGCCATGAGCTCACCTCTCTTTTAGTTGCGTGAATTTGTTAAATAGATTCATAAAAATAGAAGTTAGAATGCTAAATAGTAAATAGCATGCAATCATTACGATAATCATTTGTACAGCACGACCAGATTGGGATAACGTAATGTTTCCAATCGTTACAATTTCCGGATACCCTACGGCTACGCCGAGGCTTGAGTTTTTGGTCAGATTTAAATACTGGTTCGTCATCGGCGGTATAATAATGCGATAGGCTTGTGGAAAAATGACAAGACGCAGCGCTGTTGACTCTTTTAAGCCAAGGGAATAAGCAGCTTCCCGCTGACCTTTATTCACACCGAGTATGCCTGCCCGTACAATTTCGGCAATAAAAGCGGCTGTATACATTACAAGGGCAATGAGAATGGCGCCAAAACTAGGTGAGAGGATAAAGCCCCCTACATAACTTCGACCGTTTGCATTTATAGCTGGAATGCTAAGTTGAAACGGTCCTTGCATAGTGATAAGAAACGATGCGATCCCGGCAAAGAGAATGGCACCGATCAACCAGAGATACGGTCGCTTATTTTGTCCAAGTGCCATCTGTTGTTTTAATTTAAATCGATAGAGTAAAAGACCGACAATAAATCCGATCAGGAGAACAGAGCCCCAGATCCATGTGGCAGAAGTGGCATCACCTACCCAAGGAATGGCGACACCTCGATTACTGAAATAGAGTGCGTTGCCGAGAGTGACTTCTGATTCAATGAGCGGCAACGTAAGAAATACAGCTGAATACCAAATAATCATTTGGACGAGCAATGGCGTGTTTCGAAAGATTTCAACATATACCTTAGCGATCGTGCGAGCGAGCCAGTTTTTACTTAACCGGGCAATGCCAATGATTGTTCCTAAAACTGTTGCGAGTATGATACCGATAAAGGCTACTCGCAATGTATTCAAAATTCCTACTAATATAGCTCTCGCGTACGAATCAGTTGCTGAATAAGAGATTAACTTATCGCCTGAAATATCAAACGATGCCGTACGGCTAAGAAACGAAAAATCAAGAGACATGCCAAGTCGATTCATTCCAACAATGACGTTATTGACAATAAATGCGATCGCTGCAAGAACAACGACGAGAAAAATCACTTGGATGGTCGTATCTTTAGCGCGTCGGTTGTTCCAGATTCGCTTCATTGTTTCCATAAGTTCACCTCAAATATGTGAAGGCCTGACTGATGAGACAGGCCTTGTTAATAGTATTAACGAATTAACGGAATGGTGGGGAATAATGTAGGCCGCCATTTGTCCATAAATGATTCATTTCTCGCTCTAAGCCAAACGATGTATCTGGTCCGATGTGGCGATTGTAAATTTCCTCATAGTTGCCGACTTGCTTAATAATGTTTACAGCAAAATCATTCTCTAAACCAATCTGTTCACCGAGAGCGCCCTCCAAGCCTAAGAATCGACGAATCTCTGGGTCTTCTGAATCCATAAAGGAATCAATATTGGTGGAATCAATACCGAACTCTTCCGCTTGAATGGTCGCATAAACAGACCAATTCATAATGTCAAACCAAGTAGCGTCTGTTGATTTTACGACAGGTGCAAGAGGTTCTTTTGAAATGACATCTGGTAAAATAACATGATCATCTGGATTCGATAATGTGTCTAAGCGAGAGGCAAGCCCCGATCGATCCGTTGTCCATGCATCTGCACTCCCGCTTTCGTACGAATCAACAACTTGATCTTGGCCGTCGAATGGAAGGGGTTCATACTCAATGCCTAATAAGCGGAATTGATCGGCTAGGTTCATTTCTGTGGTCGTGCCAGTGTCAACACCAATTCGAGCACCTTCAAGATCTTCTAATGATGTAATGCCGCTATCTGCGCGTACCATAATGCCTTGTCCGTCATAAAAGATCGTTGGTCCAAAGTGTAAGCCCATAGCATCTCGCTCTAACGTATTTGTAGTATTTCGTACTAGAATATCGACTTCGTCTGTCTGTACAGCGGTTAAGCGATCTTGGGCAGATAATGGGCGAAAGGATACGGCATCTGCATCCCCAAAAACGGCTGCGGCAATGACCCGTGCAAAATCAACGTCAAAACCTTGGTAGTCTCCATTGGAATCTAAGTACCCGAACCCAGGTAAGTCTCCGTTGACACCGGCAATGACTTCTCCTCGGTCTTTGACACGATCTAGAATGGGCGTACCTCCACTATTTTCATCTGCATCTGCGCCTTCGTCACTACATGCTGTAAAAGCTAGAAGAGACAGTACGGCCGCTGAGCCGATTAGATATTTTTTCATAAACATCCCCCTGATTGAATATTTTCAAAAATTAAAATAGATTGTACATACGTTTCATCATACAGAAAGTAAGGACCAAATTAGTGATGATCGGTACATTATCTGACAAATTTTTTGATTTGTACGTTGTACGTGTTGCCTTTCAGTATCC from Shouchella hunanensis includes these protein-coding regions:
- a CDS encoding amino acid ABC transporter ATP-binding protein — encoded protein: MNKWFGDLHVLKDVNLEVKRGEVICVLGPSGSGKSTFIRTLNGLEDIQQGTITIDGTSLSDDIKEMDKIRRETGMVFQQFNLFPHMTIKKNIMLSPMWVRKWPKAEVEKKALALLERVGIPEQANKYPGQLSGGQQQRVAIARALAMEPKIMLFDEPTSALDPEMIKEVLDVMKELAKTGMTMVVVTHEMNFAQEVGDRIVLFDQGEIIETGTPTELFQNPKHERTKLFLSQIL
- a CDS encoding amino acid ABC transporter permease, giving the protein MAQSDIQPSGLKTPLPPPKHTTSLANWLKENLFTNWRQTLFTLALLSFASWLLYQVGHWVFITADWSVIPPNFKLLLSGQYPVDQLWRLWTGILLFAFLLGLSAGSWKGVMKHVAFFLSLIFLVCLVLPFVAFETRLWLSGAILIMGAGFGLGHYFKIKKPTLLLWIGFITIAGFLLHGFGLLPSVGTNLWGGFLLTLLLASVAIICSFPLGLLLALGRRSKLPAIKYFCIFYIELIRGVPLITILFVAQIMLPLLLGGSVSIDHIVRAMIGLTLFNAAYLAENIRGGLQSIPRGQFEAAHALGLGTPVTTCFVILPQALKAVIPSMVGQFIAIFKDTSLVAIVGLIDLLGMARNIAANPEFIGYQMELFLFVALVFFIFCSILSYASRRIEHSLGVGDR
- a CDS encoding amino acid ABC transporter permease — its product is METMKRIWNNRRAKDTTIQVIFLVVVLAAIAFIVNNVIVGMNRLGMSLDFSFLSRTASFDISGDKLISYSATDSYARAILVGILNTLRVAFIGIILATVLGTIIGIARLSKNWLARTIAKVYVEIFRNTPLLVQMIIWYSAVFLTLPLIESEVTLGNALYFSNRGVAIPWVGDATSATWIWGSVLLIGFIVGLLLYRFKLKQQMALGQNKRPYLWLIGAILFAGIASFLITMQGPFQLSIPAINANGRSYVGGFILSPSFGAILIALVMYTAAFIAEIVRAGILGVNKGQREAAYSLGLKESTALRLVIFPQAYRIIIPPMTNQYLNLTKNSSLGVAVGYPEIVTIGNITLSQSGRAVQMIIVMIACYLLFSILTSIFMNLFNKFTQLKER
- a CDS encoding DHA2 family efflux MFS transporter permease subunit encodes the protein MNESMQLKRPPYLMIGILFVGAFVAFLNNSLLNVALPSIMVDLGIEDYSTVQWLATGYMLVSGVLIPASAYLLTRFTNRNLYIAAMAIFTIGTALAAFAPNFGLLLTGRMVQAIGGSVMGPLLMNVMLISFPREKRGTAMGVFGLVMITAPAIGPTLSGFIVQNYDWRLLFEMILPLSIISLVLAIWKLGNVMPQNKEAHLDYTSVVLSSLGFGGLLYGFSSASSDGWTDFWVLVTLIVGVIALTAFIIRQLRMDEPLLDLRVYKYPMFALASVIAAVNAVAMFSGMILTPAYVQSVRGISPLDSGLLMLPGAIIMGLMSPVTGKLFDKFGPRTISVLGLVISAISTYMLANLQLDTPYATIVVIYSIRMLGMSLVMMPIMTNGLNQLPTRLNPHGTAINNTAQQVSGSIGTAILVTIMNSVAASEAESILSQTDPAAVNEAVLMQQSLLAGIQFSFYVAFGMTLIALLLSFFVKRVDTSMEAVRKIEEE
- a CDS encoding amino acid ABC transporter substrate-binding protein; protein product: MKKYLIGSAAVLSLLAFTACSDEGADADENSGGTPILDRVKDRGEVIAGVNGDLPGFGYLDSNGDYQGFDVDFARVIAAAVFGDADAVSFRPLSAQDRLTAVQTDEVDILVRNTTNTLERDAMGLHFGPTIFYDGQGIMVRADSGITSLEDLEGARIGVDTGTTTEMNLADQFRLLGIEYEPLPFDGQDQVVDSYESGSADAWTTDRSGLASRLDTLSNPDDHVILPDVISKEPLAPVVKSTDATWFDIMNWSVYATIQAEEFGIDSTNIDSFMDSEDPEIRRFLGLEGALGEQIGLENDFAVNIIKQVGNYEEIYNRHIGPDTSFGLEREMNHLWTNGGLHYSPPFR
- a CDS encoding TetR/AcrR family transcriptional regulator, translated to MNERKKHVAETALKLFQEKGIQHTSIQDIVKAASISKGTFYNYFTSKNDCVAEILEDLRYEASQRRIAAQIGKARNDRTIFIEQIAIFIKLQEEKHLYRLFEAILHSNEADLKKLVLKHRVHDMEWLTQRLIEVRGESVRPYAFEGVVLFTGMMQHTLFVHRYTNSSYHLETVIDILLSYLEDILEKMEQDQHLLLNDGAIQQFRSQVEHRTITKKDVLSYAESFDVAHFYEEQKDLFDAISEELQKERIRKGVLLPLLKPFQASAQDTTMEDAIQTFINMIWYYVHSY